The Zygosaccharomyces rouxii strain CBS732 chromosome G complete sequence genome contains a region encoding:
- the MRPL37 gene encoding mitochondrial 54S ribosomal protein mL54 (similar to uniprot|P36532 Saccharomyces cerevisiae YBR268W MRPL37 Mitochondrial ribosomal protein of the large subunit) produces MLLSTSKSFGILYYNKSELREEVYFRVSFLYSGPSSSITSLSMFQLLRLFPRRFVSTSPVLGQAVKSSCPAGTIINVNTKKSGKDPVALEDNEYPDWLWEVLDPEAQMKKLQADPMKLRKKQLRKDNREKIKQNNFLKQI; encoded by the coding sequence ATGTTACTTTCAACATCAAAAAGTTTTGGCATTTTATACTATAATAAATCAGAGCTCAGAGAAGAGGTATACTTTAGGGTTTCCTTCCTATATTCGGGTCCATCCTCCAGCATTACTAGCCTCTCCATGTTCCAGTTACTTAGGTTATTCCCTAGACGGTTTGTTTCTACTTCTCCCGTATTGGGACAAGCAGTGAAATCATCATGTCCTGCCGGTACAATAATAAATGTCAATACCAAGAAATCTGGTAAAGATCCAGTGGCTCTTGAAGATAATGAGTACCCAGACTGGCTTTGGGAAGTGTTAGATCCAGAGGcacagatgaagaaactacAGGCAGATCCAATGAAACTTAGGAAGAAGCAATTGAGGAAAGACAACAGGGAAAAGATTAAACAgaacaatttcttgaaaCAAATCTGA
- the COA3 gene encoding Coa3p (similar to uniprot|Q3E7B2 Saccharomyces cerevisiae YJL062W-A Hypothetical ORF), whose protein sequence is MVLDPSRYQDHRTWKMTPGLIRARQPFFKKNMIGLAILAGVSAGIYTYTYSFLHKDNDFADVPIPPIDEKELEKLKKEYEQHKQERQ, encoded by the coding sequence ATGGTTTTAGACCCATCCCGTTACCAGGATCACAGAACCTGGAAGATGACCCCAGGTTTGATCAGAGCAAGACAACCATTCTTCAAGAAGAACATGATTGGATTGGCAATTTTAGCGGGTGTTTCTGCAGGTATTTATACGTATACTTACAGTTTCTTGCATAAGGATAACGATTTCGCAGATGTGCCAATTCCACCCATTGATGAGAAGGAATTAGAGAagttaaagaaagaatacGAACAGCACAAGCAGGAGAGACAataa
- the MRPL8 gene encoding mitochondrial 54S ribosomal protein bL17m (similar to uniprot|P22353 Saccharomyces cerevisiae YJL063C MRPL8 Mitochondrial ribosomal protein of the large subunit) has translation MTVGLARKLSRTKPHRDALMRNMVSQLLQHGSITSTHAKCKEASRVADRVINWAKIVHQNPNSPLLSQIQSRLFLSGDNSKLIKRLVSEIAPVYSNRNGGYTRVMHLEPRLTDRAPYSLLELVNTPVIDASGNFQRGNLKMWLMVKNTLADEQSGKAYSLLTLQNLKKMTLDKSREQLNSEILAIRKFLVGQDGEQWDESQQLSAVQQLLDQVYEKDLKKLKEEERAINGGYRFVSRPASRAES, from the coding sequence ATGACTGTTGGATTAGCAAGAAAGTTGTCACGTACAAAGCCTCACAGAGATGCATTGATGCGTAATATGGTCAGTCAACTTCTACAACATGGCAGTATTACATCTACGCATGCCAAGTGTAAAGAGGCCTCTAGAGTCGCAGATAGAGTAATTAATTGGGCAAAGATTGTTCACCAGAATCCCAATTCACCGCTATTGTCACAAATACAGTCCAGATTGTTCCTATCAGGTGACAACTCGAAACTCATCAAAAGGCTGGTAAGTGAAATAGCACCTGTTTATTCTAATAGAAATGGTGGATATACCCGTGTGATGCATCTAGAACCCAGATTAACTGACAGGGCTCCCTATTCTTTGcttgaattggttaacaCTCCTGTAATTGATGCTAGCGGAAACTTCCAAAGAGgtaatttgaagatgtggTTAATGGTTAAGAACACATTGGCAGATGAACAATCTGGTAAAGCGTACTCGTTGTTAACGTTACAAAATCTAAAGAAAATGACTCTAGACAAGAGTCGCGAGCAGTTAAACAGTGAAATATTGGCAATAAGGAAATTTTTAGTGGGACAAGATGGTGAACAATGGGATGAATCACAACAACTGAGTGCTGTGCAACAGCTTTTGGACCAAGTTTACGAaaaggatttgaagaaattgaaagaagaagagagagCAATTAATGGTGGGTACCGTTTTGTATCAAGACCAGCGTCGAGAGCAGAATCTTAG
- a CDS encoding uncharacterized protein (similar to uniprot|P53206 Saccharomyces cerevisiae YGR012W Hypothetical ORF): protein MSLKFPILASKGFTDAIGNTPLIRLNKLSKELGRNVWGKAEFQNPGGSVKDRAALYLIKEAEEKGLVSPNKPNPTIVEGSAGNTAIGLAHIARARGYRSIFYMPNTQSAAKINLLKFLGSEVYPVPVCPITDPLNFNNRARDHAAKLDNAVWTDQFDNPANWKAHYYTTGPEILQQLEANGLKCDGFTCSTGTGGTFTGIARYLEEQTKGNCRLAPSDPPGSVIYSFIKNGTLEREGGSFTEGIGQGRITKNMGASVDIADDAIFVPDKESIAMVYRLLDEEGLYIGGTSALNVVGACKLAKDLPENSNVVTILADSGHKYAERVFSKKWLQEKNLYDAIPQHLLRYVTLE, encoded by the coding sequence ATGTCACTGAAGTTCCCTATACTGGCTTCCAAAGGTTTTACAGACGCCATTGGTAACACACCTTTGATTAGACTAAATAAGTTGTCTAAGGAACTTGGACGTAATGTCTGGGGGAAAGCTGAATTCCAAAACCCAGGTGGATCTGTTAAGGATCGTGCTGCTCTATATTTGATTAAGGAAGCTGAGGAGAAAGGTTTAGTGAGTCCTAATAAGCCAAATCCAACTATTGTAGAAGGTTCTGCTGGTAATACAGCCATTGGTTTGGCTCACATTGCTAGAGCTCGTGGTTACAGATCGATCTTTTACATGCCCAATACTCAGTCTGCAGCAAAGATTAATCTACTTAAGTTTTTAGGGTCTGAAGTTTATCCAGTACCTGTTTGTCCTATTACAGACCCATTGAATTTCAATAATAGAGCCAGAGATCATGCGGCCAAGTTGGATAATGCGGTTTGGACTGATCAATTCGATAACCCAGCTAATTGGAAAGCACACTACTATACTACAGGTcctgaaattttacaacaATTGGAAGCTAACGGGTTAAAATGTGATGGATTTACTTGCTCTActggtactggtggtaCATTCACTGGTATTGCGCGCTATCTGGAAGAACAAACCAAAGGAAATTGTAGATTGGCACCATCAGATCCCCCAGGTTCAGTTATTTATTCATTTATCAAGAATGGTACTTTAGAGCGTGAAGGTGGTTCATTCACAGAAGGTATCGGTCAAGGCCGTATTACAAAAAATATGGGAGCATCTGTTGATATCGCTGATGATGCAATTTTCGTCCCTGACAAAGAAAGCATTGCCATGGTTTACAGAttattggatgaagaaggattATACATTGGCGGTACTTCCGCATTGAACGTGGTAGGGGCTTGTAAATTGGCAAAGGACTTACCAGAAAACTCAAATGTGGTCACTATTCTAGCGGATTCTGGTCACAAATACGCCGAAAGAGttttttccaagaaatggttacaagaaaagaacctTTACGATGCCATCCCTCAACACCTGTTGAGATATGTGACTTTGGaataa
- the TSC10 gene encoding 3-dehydrosphinganine reductase (similar to uniprot|P38342 Saccharomyces cerevisiae YBR265W TSC10 catalyzes the second step in the synthesis of phytosphingosine 3-ketosphinganine reductase) yields MKYELEDQVVLITGGSQGLGKQFAQKYLNETVRSKIIVVSRSANKLQDAIRDIGGYPKKLQKPRTLDEQNDRIWYAPCDLSVPDAVNELFETLFECKLIPTQVLACAGGATPKLIADCTGRELEVGVQNNYLTALYVSQKVSQLLPRCHLVLFSSEAAFFPFIGYGQYAPMKVAIKSLAFILRQELPDARVSCIYPGNFLSEGYAVEETTKPSITKEIEGSSAAITCAECCNRIVWWLEKGYDDVTSDFIGWILMSLDMGLNKHNNNSFLWILQLIIGVIGNLFIVPIYMVFLSWDIKKWHKKQQTKRGKK; encoded by the coding sequence ATGAAATACGAATTAGAAGACCAAGTGGTCTTAATTACTGGTGGATCCCAGGGTCTGGGTAAGCAGTTTGCCCAAAAATATTTAAATGAAACTGTCAGGTCCAAGATTATTGTTGTTAGCAGGTCGGCCAACAAGTTACAAGATGCCATTAGAGATATCGGTGGATACCCTaagaaattacaaaagCCCAGGACTTTAGATGAACAAAACGACCGTATCTGGTATGCACCTTGTGATTTATCAGTTCCCGATGCCGTCAATGAATTATTTGAGACTTTATTCGAATGTAAACTAATCCCCACACAAGTGTTAGCGTgtgctggtggtgccaCGCCCAAGTTAATTGCAGATTGTACCGGTAGAGAATTGGAAGTCGGCGTTCAAAATAACTATTTAACTGCCTTGTATGTCTCCCAAAAAGTTTCCCAGTTGCTACCTCGTTGCCATTTAGTGCTCTTTTCCAGTGAAGCAGCATTCTTCCCCTTCATTGGTTATGGTCAATATGCCCCCATGAAAGTTGCAATTAAATCATTAGCCTTTATTCTAAGACAAGAATTACCTGATGCAAGGGTCTCCTGTATTTATCCAGGAAATTTCCTCAGTGAAGGGTACGCTGTGGAGGAAACTACTAAACCATCCATTACCAAGGAAATTGAAGGTTCTTCAGCTGCTATTACTTGTGCAGAATGTTGCAATAGAATCGTTTGGTGGCTAGAGAAGGGGTATGACGATGTTACCTCCGATTTCATCGGTTGGATTCTTATGAGTTTAGATATGGGTCTCAACAAGCACAATAACAACTCGTTCCTGTGGATCCTACAGCTAATCATTGGTGTCATTGGCAACCTATTCATCGTCCCCATCTATATGGTGTTCCTCTCTTGGGACATAAAAAAATGGCATAAAAAGCAACAAACTAAACGTGGTAAGaaatga
- the NUP82 gene encoding linker nucleoporin NUP82 (similar to uniprot|P40368 Saccharomyces cerevisiae YJL061W NUP82 Subunit of the nuclear pore complex (NPC) forms a subcomplex with Nup159p and Nsp1p interacts with Nup116p and is required for proper localization of Nup116p in the NPC), whose product MSIGSHSIFKRASGSSKRFLCTSQDGSKVVIYQDSSIRWCNAFDSKYEFMLLEPTIEDVEHVVLSPTGTLLLLYNSREVRIVEIPWGYSQVSYEGFQKFRYSVDSRQDPLIKKVLFHPLAYREHCIVILKTDNTIHLLDRYYPYDKQPKLLVLNQHDGAFGMEGLVTDIESITFSQDGLTLYALSVAEGCDIYAFYPCLPCSIEIDSHKLDLLMHKSLVQYENLSVETPDATKRNTIKQFQFISKLRQGLENDQTKIDIPMDWLRVRGQGPFTIAPFPDRYYDRTAVQLKILPIGANNDLLLMSFDDGTIVVLYQDLELTMCWDSKGYSYNNSLVLVESIRLERGELVLKQGTLSQFFVLGGTSDIYLVDTSPWSKILSNCIDNSDLEPIADLQFKSEISKIEGVSQIDSYAMWKKDTEPKDVFVSKDTVFVKSTAVNDQPSTVKDEKKANVDIPRYEVALNQPMSEILSLNASFQTEAKKPLSKLVEPSKRQTKLNNESNEEQLEILTTVSKEFLQKIVKAQALGFNLHNRCLEQQYELTRQLQYSSEILSKQDKLRSKAQSQSSECESKIQRQDKLLQRFNSLSEKLGRINESPKFREMNITDKEMAWFKEIRNQVLVFNQYVHHQKNQQDQLRYLQKELENISLEDKDVGEKSKSEWTELLSILESDTKIIKECNNQLAHASSEVGFST is encoded by the coding sequence ATGTCAATTGGATCTCACTCGATCTTCAAAAGAGCCAGTGGGAGCTCAAAGCGATTTCTCTGTACCTCTCAAGACGGTTCCAAAGTTGTAATCTATCAAGATTCCAGTATAAGATGGTGTAACGcttttgattccaaatatGAATTTATGCTATTAGAACCCACGATAGAAGATGTGGAACATGTGGTTTTGAGTCCAACAGGAACCCTTTTGTTACTTTACAATTCTAGAGAGGTAAGAATTGTTGAGATTCCCTGGGGTTACTCTCAAGTTTCCTATGAAggattccaaaaatttaggTATTCAGTAGACTCTAGACAAGATCCTCTCATTAAGAAAGTTTTATTTCATCCATTAGCATATCGAGAGCATTGTATtgtaattttgaaaacagACAATACGATTCACCTGCTGGACAGATACTATCCATATGATAAACAACCAAAACTACTAGTTTTAAACCAACATGATGGTGCATTTGGAATGGAGGGTCTAGTTACAGATATCGAGAGTATTACGTTCAGTCAAGATGGATTAACTCTTTACGCACTGAGTGTTGCTGAAGGTTGTGACATTTACGCATTTTATCCATGTTTGCCCTGTTCCATTGAAATAGATTCCCACAAATTGGATCTTTTAATGCATAAATCACTGGTTCAGTATGAAAACTTGAGTGTGGAAACTCCTGATGCCACCAAAAGAAATACTATCAagcaatttcaattcataTCCAAACTACGTCAAGGACTAGAAAATGATCAGACTAAAATCGACATACCAATGGATTGGCTTAGAGTTAGAGGTCAAGGTCCCTTCACCATTGCACCCTTCCCAGATAGATACTACGATAGGACTGCAGTGCAATTAAAAATTCTGCCGATTGGTGCAAATAACgatcttcttctaatgAGTTTTGATGATGGGACTATCGTCGTCCTTTATCAAGATCTAGAATTGACAATGTGTTGGGACAGTAAAGGTTATTCTTATAATAATTCACTAGTTTTGGTAGAATCGATAAGATTAGAAAGAGGTGAGTTAGTATTGAAGCAAGGAACCTTGAGTCAATTTTTCGTATTGGGCGGTACATCAGATATTTATTTAGTAGACACTTCGCCTTGGTCTAAgattttatccaattgtATTGACAACAGTGATTTAGAACCGATAGCCGATTTACAATTTAAAAGCgaaatttccaagattgaAGGTGTATCTCAGATTGATTCGTATGCGATGTGGAAGAAAGATACCGAACCAAAAGATGTATTCGTTTCCAAAGACACTGTTTTTGTTAAATCAACAGCTGTAAATGATCAACCAAGCACCgtcaaagatgaaaagaaggcAAATGTCGATATCCCCCGTTACGAAGTGGCATTAAACCAACCTATGTCAGAAATATTGTCATTAAATGCTTCATTCCAGACAGAAGCTAAGAAACCGCTGTCCAAATTGGTAGAGCCTTCTAAGAGACAAACAAAATTGAACAATGAATCCaatgaagaacaattagaaattttgaccaccgtttccaaagaatttttgcaaaagaTCGTAAAGGCTCAAGCTCTAGGATTTAATTTGCATAACAGATGCCTTGAACAACAATACGAGCTTACTCGTCAATTACAATACAGTAGTGAAATTCTGAGTAAACAAGACAAATTGAGATCAAAGGCACAAAGCCAATCATCAGAGTGTGAATCCAAAATACAAAGACAAGACAAGCTTTTACAAAGGTTTAACAGCTTGAGCGAGAAATTAGGACGGATTAACGAGTCGCCGAAATTCAGAGAAATGAATATTACCGATAAGGAAATGGCctggttcaaagaaatcCGTAACCAGGTGCTTGTGTTCAACCAATACGTCCATCATCAGAAAAACCAACAGGATCAACTGCGTTATTTGCAAAAGGAATTAGAGAACATTAGCCTGGAAGATAAAGAcgttggtgaaaaatctaaGAGCGAATGGACAGAACTACTCTCCATCTTGGAAAGTGACACAAAGATAATCAAAGAATGTAATAACCAATTAGCACATGCTTCGTCAGAAGTGGGGTTTAGTACTTAA
- the LAS21 gene encoding mannose-ethanolamine phosphotransferase LAS21 (similar to uniprot|P40367 Saccharomyces cerevisiae YJL062W LAS21 Integral plasma membrane protein involved in the synthesis of the glycosylphosphatidylinositol (GPI) core structure mutations affect cell wall integrity) — protein MLRQIITLLLAQFVAIFIFCCGFFPQKNVLKGNADFIIESSIQTQSKPVFDKFVLIVVDALRSDFVFEESISNFKFVHSLINDGEAWGFTAYSNPPTVTLPRLKGITTGSTPNFLDAILNVAEDDSSSNLKEQDSWLKQFVRQGKKMRFFGDDTWLKLFPLDFFQEYEGTNSFFVSDFEQVDLNVTRHLPHQLETQKDWDVLILHYLGLDHIGHKGGARSVFMPGKHAEMDSIVKNIYENVDENTLVCVMGDHGMNEVGNHGGSSPGETSSALVMISKKLKQFQPPLHQRDVHLPITTQFQDGEVNYDYLTKVQQVDFVPTLAALFNIPIPKNNVGIIIPDFLQLLDSKMAAIKVKDNFNQLASLLGRTLEVKNESINEEFEQMKDLQEVLTKSATNYKYPILAAGFGLLTVLTAVALWYGISIMQLSKSSLLTIVLSLLLGIATFSSSFVEEEHQIWWWVITGALLLSQLYLRKALGLHFVCFVCVRLIRGWNNSGQKYTYDNTIFELLKANPGVQWYLNILTIFTVGLGGSLGDRLSFILSFSLCALCGSYKISWAIVNREDVPFWMQELAFKSCLFFTKEHTNPEEVFGKALVPMAQFFFKYFIACLVVKISASKIGVCKANLFSMLSILLMFQSPTANIPLFFIFEVLRAALSRLFTDYYGSNTYFVSLSSLLLQYFTFYQFGGTNSIASIDLSNAYNGVPENYNIYLVGFMMFVSNFAPTIYWSLYKSTIPRPESRKWILYAEQKIPFLIFNCVVGVFLLIACYVFRFHLFIWSVFSPKLCYFVSWNIFMNIIIECGLESIVWAVGN, from the coding sequence ATGCTAAGGCAAATAATAACGCTGCTATTGGCTCAATTTGTTGCCATATTCATTTTCTGCTGTGGATTTTTCCCCCAAAAGAATGTTCTCAAAGGTAACGCAGATTTTATTATAGAATCATCTATTCAAACTCAATCCAAACCAGTATTCGATAAATTCGTATTGATTGTCGTTGATGCATTGAGAAGTGATtttgtatttgaagaatctaTCTCAAACTTTAAATTTGTCCATTCGTTGATTAATGATGGTGAAGCATGGGGATTTACAGCATATTCAAATCCACCAACAGTTACGCTGCCGAGATTGAAAGGTATTACTACAGGTTCAACTCCTAATTTCCTCGATGCTATCCTAAACGttgctgaagatgattcatcatccaatttgaaagaacagGATTCATGGCTTAAGCAATTTGTTAGACAGGGGAAAAAGATGAGATTCTTTGGTGACGATACGTGGCTCAAACTATTCCCAttagatttctttcaagagTACGAAGGGACCAACTCTTTCTTTGTTAGTGATTTTGAACAGGTAGATCTAAATGTTACTAGACATTTACCCcatcaattggaaactcAAAAAGACTGGGACGTATTGATACTACACTACTTAGGATTGGACCATATTGGTCACAAGGGAGGTGCTAGATCTGTCTTTATGCCTGGTAAGCATGCAGAAATGGATTCAATTGTTAAAAATATCTACGAAAACGTAGATGAAAACACTTTAGTGTGTGTAATGGGAGATCATGGAATGAACGAAGTTGGTAACCACGGCGGTTCGTCTCCAGGAGAAACTTCATCTGCTCTAGTTATGATctcaaagaaattgaaacaattCCAACCTCCATTACATCAGAGAGATGTACACTTACCAATAACTACACAGTTCCAAGATGGTGAAGTAAATTACGATTATTTGACCAAAGTTCAACAGGTAGATTTTGTTCCCACTTTGGCAGCATTATTTAATATTCCCATTCCCAAAAACAATGTTGGTATCATAATTCCGGATTTCTTACAACTGTTAGACAGTAAAATGGCTGCTATAAAGGTAAAGGATAATTTTAATCAACTTGCGTCTCTTTTGGGTCGTACTTTAGAAGTCAAAAACGAATCCattaatgaagaatttgaacaaatgAAAGATCTACAAGAAGTTTTGACTAAATCTGCAACCAATTACAAGTATCCCATATTAGCTGCAGGGTTCGGTTTGTTGACCGTACTAACCGCTGTAGCCCTCTGGTATGGAATCTCTATTATGCAATTGAGTAAATCTAGCCTTCTTACGATTGTGCTCTCACTACTACTTGGTATCGCGACATTTAGCAGTAGCTTTGTAGAGGAGGAACACCAAATTTGGTGGTGGGTAATTACTGGTGCCTTACTTTTGTCACAGTTGTACTTGCGTAAGGCTCTCGGATTGCATTTTGTTTGCTTTGTCTGTGTAAGATTAATTCGTGGATGGAACAACAGTGGTCAAAAGTACACTTATGATAATACTATTTTCGAATTGTTAAAAGCTAATCCAGGTGTACAATGGTACTTAAACATCTTAACCATTTTTACAGTGGGTCTCGGAGGTAGTCTAGGAGATCGATTATCGTTTAtcctttctttttcccTATGTGCATTGTGTGGTAGTTATAAAATCAGTTGGGCAATCGTTAACCGTGAAGATGTACCATTTTGGATGCAAGAGCTTGCATTCAAATCGTGCCTCTTTTTTACCAAGGAGCACACTAATCCAGAAGAAGTGTTTGGCAAGGCCTTAGTTCCCATGGcacaatttttcttcaaatatttcattGCTTGTTTGGTGGTCAAGATCAGCGCTTCCAAAATAGGAGTCTGTAAAGCTAATCTTTTCAGTATGCTTTCAATTTTGCTCATGTTCCAATCCCCAACTGCCAATATTCCactttttttcatcttcgaAGTACTGAGAGCTGCTCTTTCCCGTCTTTTCACAGATTACTATGGATCTAACACCTACTTCGTTTCACTATCGTCATTGTTATTACAGTACTTCacattttatcaatttggtggtacaaattcaattgcttcaattgatctctcCAATGCTTATAACGGTGTTCCTGAAAACTACAACATTTACCTCGTTGGATTCATGATGTTTGTATCCAATTTTGCACCTACAATTTATTGGTCACTTTACAAATCGACTATACCTCGTCCTGAGAGCCGCAAATGGATACTATATGCTGAACAAAAGATTCCATTCTTGATTTTCAACTGCGTTGTAGGAGTTTTCCTACTTATTGCGTGCTACGTCTTCAGATTCCATTTATTCATCTGGAGTGTTTTCAGTCCCAAACTGTGCTATTTCGTATCTTGGAATATTTTTATGAATATTATAATTGAGTGTGGATTAGAATCAATAGTCTGGGCAGTTGGAAACTGA
- the REI1 gene encoding Rei1p (similar to uniprot|P38344 Saccharomyces cerevisiae YBR267W REI1 Protein of unknown function involved in bud growth in the mitotic signaling network proposed negative regulator of Swe1p and Gin4p contains dispersed C2H2 zinc finger domains) produces the protein MSSYTCNGCELQFPSGDDQRQHMKSEWHRYNLKRRVAQLAPIPESVFNSKVQALSTESNKDDGKQKQLTKKEVRRREKEALLERKRELLKVAHENAAKNILKEEQKSAPEPQPEEQSKIEKEEPSKTEEPELTEDQLAEKLMHVKISNRVDIPFEECLFCGKKHSDLDTNIEHMLKYHGFYIPEQKYLVDKPGLIKYISEKIGLGNICIVCNYQGRSLEAVRQHMLAKRHCRIPYEEEDEKLEISDFYDFTTSYGQPQQPIVVEASGNGNDEDWEDVDEDADEDEDEISDEELPEEAIYHDGIELHLPTGVKVGHRSLMKYYRQNLKPESELTEGQGTVMAAETRKMLQPYDRKNVQTQKRSWQQETRNKKQFDKKSAKHLNFQPHYRDQLLQ, from the coding sequence ATGTCGAGTTATACTTGTAATGGATGTGAATTGCAGTTTCCTAGCGGTGATGATCAGAGACAACATATGAAGTCAGAATGGCATCGTTAtaatttgaagagaagagtTGCTCAACTAGCACCAATACCTGAAAGTGTGTTTAACTCTAAAGTGCAAGCATTATCAACAGAGAGTAACAAAGATGATGGTAAGCAGAAGCAGTTGACAAAGAAAGAGGTTCGTAGAAGGGAGAAAGAAGCTCTATtagaaaggaaaagagaattgttAAAGGTTGCACATGAAAATGCTGCCAAGAATATTCTAAAGGAGGAACAGAAATCTGCACCTGAGCCTCAACCTGAAGAACAGTCCAAGATTGAGAAGGAGGAACCATCTAAAACTGAAGAACCCGAGCTTACAGAGGACCAGTtagctgaaaaattgatgcaTGTGAAAATATCGAATCGTGTGGATATTCCATTTGAAGAGTGCTTATTCTGCGGTAAAAAGCATTCTGATCTTGATACCAACATTGAGCACATGCTAAAATATCATGGTTTTTATATTCCAGAACAAAAATACTTGGTTGATAAACCAGGTTTAATAAAATATATCTCTGAAAAGATTGGGTTAGGTAATATTTGCATTGTCTGCAATTATCAAGGTAGATCCTTAGAAGCCGTAAGGCAACACATGTTAGCCAAGAGACATTGCAGAATTCCATacgaagaggaagatgagaaattagaaatttcagatttttaCGATTTCACTACCTCTTATGGTCAACCTCAGCAACCAATTGTAGTGGAAGCTtctggtaatggtaatgatgaagactgggaagatgtggatgaagatgcagatgaagatgaagacgaaaTTTCAGACGAAGAACTACCAGAAGAAGCCATTTATCACGATGGTATCGAGCTACATTTGCCAACGGGTGTTAAAGTGGGTCACAGATCTTTGATGAAGTACTACAGACAAAACTTGAAACCAGAATCAGAACTTACTGAAGGCCAAGGTACTGTGATGGCAGCAGAGACAAGAAAGATGCTACAACCTTACGATAGAAAGAATGTTCAAACTCAAAAGAGATCTTGGCAACAAGAGACgaggaacaagaagcaATTCGACAAGAAGAGCGCCAAACATTTGAACTTCCAACCACATTACAGGGACCAACTCCTGCAATGA